AACGCATCTTACCCCCTATGCTGAAGCGGCCCAAAGCCGCCCACCAGTGTATCATATTCGTTGCCAACCggtcgcagcagcgccataTATGCGCGCTTGAATGCTTCAGGGACCTCGCTGCAAGGCTTGGGAGTGACCTCACAGTCCAAGAGCGGGCGTACAACCTCAACAGCTTCAGGAACGGCAGCCGCCCCATCCTCATCGCGACGGACGCATCCGTTGCGGGCTGCAACTTCGACGACGTGCGATACGTGTTCAACTATCAACCTCCACAGACGGCTGAGGTCTACCGCAGCAGGGCCGCCATCGCTGGCAAGAACTCGAATTCGCTATGCGTCACGCTTTACAGCAGGGAGCAGTACTCGGCCTTCTGTAACGTCCTCAAGACTCTGGGAAAACGAGTGTCGATACACATACCTCCGTCGAGAGACTACATGATCAGGTTCAATGCGGCGTGGCTGCACAAATTCGCCAACCAGCTCGTGGAGCTGAACCCCAGCTTTCTGGAGCCATTCAGGAGCAAAGCCGAGGAGTTGATCAAACAACACGGCAAGGAGGCTATTTTCAGCAAAACACTCTCATTGCTACTAGGTAGTGACTGTGGTAGGCAGGACGATGGAAACATGGGCACCAGCGAGTTGCCGCGTGACTGCTCTCTGTTGACTGGGAGGCGCGGCTTCGTTGCCGTCACCGTATTCGACGGCGGGTCGGACTGCAGCATGTCTGCAAGCGATCTTGTGAAGCTGGTGCAGCGTTTGTTACCGCAATTAAACACTGCGACGCTGCTAGGGAAGTACGCTAAAACCGAAAGCGGGTACGTCATAGATGTGGCTGCCGAGCATGTGAGCGCCCTgctcgctgcagcagcaaacGAACCCGATGTATGCTTCGAGACACCGAGCCAACTGCCAaagatgctgctggacaccgGAACCGGCTCCACCAAGGCCAAGGGGCACATGAACAAGCTCCCGTGGAGGCGGTACAAAATCAGACGGCTTCAGCTACAAAAGCGCATGGTATAGGAAGCATGGCGATCCATCCCGCCCGACTCCTACTAGTAACCGTTCTTATACATGGCGTGATATGTAAGCAACGCCGTCACGGCAGGAATGGATGAGCAGCTGAGGTGACGTCTGCATCCGTACCGTGAGACGGTGCTGAAACCAACAAATGCTGACGCATAAATGTAGCTATTTAACAAAACCGCCTATAAATTAGCGCTTCAACATATGTTCGGGTTGTAATTTCACCGTAAACGTATTGGAGTGACGGGCACTCGGCGCCACGGCTGAGCCACAGGGGTGTGTTGTGCTGATGCGCTCAAACGACCCAAGCTGTTGCAATTGTTACACGTACGCCGTGTTGACATTTACTAGCGCTTCTGTAGGTCGACGCCGCCATTTTGTGGGCTACCCTGAGCAAGCGAACCGCCAGCGTGCCGCCGACACACCCAAAGCGGCATCACGGTGACGCAACGAGCGATCTACAGGTCAATTGCGTGTAATCACGCCATAAATTGACCGATACATAAGCTTGGCCTCCGCGCTGGAGCTGGAAGGCTACATCCACCAACCCTAGGACCGCGCCAATCAACACGGAAGAATGCCGTATGGAGTGGGCACCTGCATCCTCCCTATGGTGAGGCGAGCCATGTTCGGAACCCTGTTCATCGGAATCAACTACATCGCATACGATCTCGGCGTGCGACCCATGATCAAGTCGGTGATGCTCAAGATAAACGGACCGGTAGGTGCCCAGCGCGCTCATTATTCATAAGTTTCAGCCGCCCAAGCCTGCTAAAGCGGCGCACTGATGGTAGAAGTCGTGACCCAAGACGGATAATTGAGTGGCATAAGCGGAACGGGTGCAAATCTGTCCTGCGGGTGGTCTGAGTCGTCCACAATGCCCATGCGCTACTTGTCACGATGCCCACATCGGCTGAGGAGCATACCTGCATCGGGCAATAATGTGAGCAGTTACGTACATGGATTCCCTACAGTGCTCTCTGGTCCACGAAATATCCACGGCCTGCATTTCGGACGCGCAATCCCGGATACAACACGGAACATTCGTGCATCGTGGTTCTGCTCGACCAGTGCCAGAGTGGTCGACGGCCAGGCCGTCTCCACGTGGCTGGATAACGCCAAAACGTGGTCAGATGCTTTCAGGGCGTATCAGGGGGTAACGTTGGAACATGGGTTTCCCCGCCCTGATGACCTCACCAAGAAGTCTGATACGGTTGTGCATAATCAGCCTAAATCCGACCTAAAGAAGCGTTTAAAGTTAGCTGGCAGGCAGTTGGCGGTTTTGGTAGATAACTGTGACCCATATTCTGCGAGATCTCTATTAGCCTGTCTTGTCGATATCAGCAGGACGTGCAAATGCCCCGAGCTACATATCGGTATCATCAAGGCGATTCTACAGGAGCTGCAAACAAACAGGGATAGGTCCAATAGGGACGACAGCTCTGTTGACGGATCGGCGTTATCTGGCCTCGTGGGGGCCGAACGAATAAAAGAACTCATCAAGGATGAGAAAACGGTAGCGCTGCTGTTGGCCAGTTTGCGGGCCTATGAACTGCGTCAACCCCCTAAAACAGTTGTAGATGACCTCATAAGCGTCGTGAATGTAAACGTGTACCGGTGGAAGCCATTCCAGTTGGTGGAGGTTTGCCGAGACCTGGCGTGGATGTACCGATTCTGCGAAAAGGAGCGGTTTGGAGCGCTTCTGAGAAAATGCGCGTCACTGGTTTGTGAAGGATTCGGTAAGGAGGGCAAGACGGCGACAAGAAGACAAATAATGACGTTGATGAAGGCGGTGAGTGTCCTGGGCCACGAGTCAACACCCATTTCCACCGGTTTGAACAACCTGATTTCGACGCTAATCGAGTCCGAAAATAAGCACACTGAAGACGACGTTGTGAAGCAGCTAAACTTGCGTTATAGACGAGCGAAAGGGAACGTGCATATGCTCAACGTGGCCCTCGTCAGCGGGGCGCGCATGGACACCGCCCTAGTcaacgcgctgctggagaatgTCATGGAGTTCTGCGTCAGCTACTTCTCCGCCACATGCCGAGTCTGGCAGCTCAAGACCGAGCATGTTGGCGCTCACGACTACAACAGCATCGATCCGAGGGTCGCGCAACTGCTTTATGCGAAGTGCACAAACAAGGTGCTGCGGGCGCCAGGGTCGCTCGACCCTGCAAACAACCCCGAACCCAGGTACCCCAAGCTCGAAGAATGTTACCAAGCGGTTGTGGCGGCCCTGGGCAGGCTTCTGGAAGCCGGAAAACTAGCCTTCTGCCGCGGGCTCAAGCTGTGCGAGGCGAGGCTGCGGGTCATCGACCGGGCCGTCTACAAGGGCCTCAACGACCGATCACGCACCTTTTTGAAAGCAGTTGCGTGCTTCAAACTGGAGGACCCGCAGCCAGCTACCAGCGACGAGCTTTACATGGCGCTGAGGCAGCTCGGGTACCGCCCCGTGCCGCTGATGGTCCAGGGCACCTTCCAGGTCAACTGCATCGACCGCAAGCGCCGTCTATACTGCGAACTGTGTAACGATAAGGAGGCCAGACTGTTGCGAGACGGTGCCAGAGTCGTGTACAATACTGCCACCGACCTCAAGATGAGGTGCCTCGACGCCGCTGGCTGGCGTGGAACCATCGTCCGTATGGCCGAATGGCGTCCACTGCCGGAAGGCGAACGGGTCGCTCTTCTGCGCGACAAACTTAGCAAACTAAGCGTGAAAACTTAATTTAACGTCTGACCAGCAAACTGCCTGTGGCGGAAGCGCTCGTAAAAGTCGATCTGCTGCTGGGTCACCGAGGGCGTCACCTTGGACAGCGCCACGGCGAAGTCATGCGAGGTGACACAGGCACCGCTTGGCGCTGCAACTAAGCGCATGGACACCCCTGCGGCACTTGCGTTCATGAACTCGGTTCGATACTTCTCGACTGCGGCTATGCCTGCCTCGCGCACCAAGCACGCCAGGTCAGCGCCACTGTACCTGGGACCGTTTTAGCATCATGTGGTGTGGTTGCACCTACCCGTTGGTTTGCATCGACAGAGTCTGGAAGTTCACATCCGCAGATACGGGGATGCCGGCAGTGAGCTTCTGCAGAATGTCCACGCGGCCTGCCGCATCGGGCAACGGCACGTACATCTGGCGCTCCAGACGGCCAGGTCGCAGCATCGCCGGGTCGATGATATCCGGCCTGTTAGTTGCTGCCAGAACGTAGACCTCGCGCCGGTTCTGGATACCGTCCATCTCCGTCAACAGCTGGTTGACCACACGTTCGGTGGTCTGGTTGGACTCGCTGTTGCGCACCGGGCACAGGGAGTCCACCTCGTCGAAGAATACGACACACGGCGCGCTCACAGCGGCTCGTTGGAATATCAGGCGCACAGCACGTTCGCTCTCGCCCACGTACTTGTTCAAAAGCTCGGGACCTACGATTTTGTCAAGGCGAATGCCAGATGCATCACTTCATACCTTTGACCGATATGAAGTTAGCCTTGCTGCCGTTGGCCACTGCCTTAGCCAGCAGCGTCTTGCCACAGCCTGGGGGCCCGTAGAGCAAGATGCCGGCGGGCACCGCCACCCCGAAAGTGCGATAGAGGTTCTTGAACGTAATGGGGAACACAATGTGGTCTTCCATCTCCTTCCGCAGATGCGACAATGCGCCCACGTTGTCCCATGTCACGTTAGGTATGGTGGCGAAACCCTCACGCTGTGCGCTTGGCTGGACGCGGCCAACCGCCGCCCTGAAGTCCTGCTGCGTAACGAAGGCGGACTCCATATCTACCGAGTCCGGAGCGATCTAGCATAAAGTCACGTAATTTACCAACACCGCCTACCGTTTCCCCTCTCTCCGCAAATATACGCGTTATTGCGCACGCCGCAGCCTCTCGCGTGACGGCCTGTAGGTCTGCACCAACGAAACCCGGGGTCATGGCCGCAATCTCATCGAAGTCCACATCCTCGCCCAGACGCATCCCCATAGAAACCGCCTACGACATAGTGCACATTTCACGGTAGTACATACCCGCAGGATGCTGAAGCGGGCATCGGTATCGGGGATGCCCATGCTAATCTCACGATCGAACCGACCGTTGCGCCGGATCATGGGATCGAGGCACTCCTGACGGTTAGTGGCCCCAATAACTGTGCAACGTTAGGTTAACGCACAGATGTATACTCACCGATGACGAAGTGGTCGGCGAGGGAGT
This sequence is a window from Babesia bigemina genome assembly Bbig001, chromosome : I. Protein-coding genes within it:
- a CDS encoding ATPase AAA type domain containing protein, putative encodes the protein MSANIMLNRLRSLAGAQQLQWPPVSCSDHDVTFARSDGTNTHITVDFDKLLSQLQGTFPDYRRQKLGVLRKAFASILKETFGPDYANGSKADVEMEDWSQPERRNARRKSADLPDSELRSLNATMADSYRQPASGDRSGANGTTKRAKKSRKSDADEEGFESRMLFIPERNIATRLDHVGGIESIRADINDLVVRPLKFPHVYRFLGVQPTKGILLHGPPGSGKSKLAEAIAGEAGCAFFRVAATELVTGMSGESESRLRDLFEQAKRTAPSIIFIDEIDSVTPKRENSSRELEKRIVAQLGICMDSLADHFVIVIGATNRQECLDPMIRRNGRFDREISMGIPDTDARFSILRAVSMGMRLGEDVDFDEIAAMTPGFVGADLQAVTREAAACAITRIFAERGETIAPDSVDMESAFVTQQDFRAAVGRVQPSAQREGFATIPNVTWDNVGALSHLRKEMEDHIVFPITFKNLYRTFGVAVPAGILLYGPPGCGKTLLAKAVANGSKANFISVKGPELLNKYVGESERAVRLIFQRAAVSAPCVVFFDEVDSLCPVRNSESNQTTERVVNQLLTEMDGIQNRREVYVLAATNRPDIIDPAMLRPGRLERQMYVPLPDAAGRVDILQKLTAGIPVSADVNFQTLSMQTNGYSGADLACLVREAGIAAVEKYRTEFMNASAAGVSMRLVAAPSGACVTSHDFAVALSKVTPSVTQQQIDFYERFRHRQFAGQTLN